In the genome of Bremerella sp. P1, the window TCTCTCTCTGGTTGTCGCCTGGCTTGGGGTTTTACCTCGATGCTGAGCAGCCGCAATTAAATGCGATCGCGGGGGCATTCATCTGGATGGGCGTGTGGTGGCTCACCGAAGCTGCCCCACTCGCCGCGACGTCTCTCTTGCCGCTGGTGTTGTTTCCGCTGCTGGGAATTCAGTCGGTCAAAGAGGTCGCCTCAAGTTATGGCGATCAGAACGTGTTTCTGTTCCTGGGCGGCTTTCTGGTCGCCCTAGCCATCGAACGCTCGGGGCTTCATCGCCGCGTGGCTCTTTCGATTGTGTACGTGATGGGCGACAACCCGGCGAAGCTGCTGTTAGGCTTTATGGTCGCGACCGGGCTCATGTCGATGTGGATCTCCAATACTGCCACAACGCTGCTCATGCTGCCGATCGCCGGTAGTATTCTTGCCGTGGCTGATATGCGCTTGACCGACGATTCTGCCCGGCGAAACCTGGGTGTCGGATTGATGCTGGGCATTGCCTACGCGGCAAGTATCGGCGGCGTGGCAACGCTGGTTGGTACGCCACCCAATATCGCGTTCTCGTCCTTCTACAGCCAAACCTATCCGGACCTGCCGCAGGTATCCTTCCTGGCCTGGATGCTGATGGCCCTCCCCTTCTCGCTGGTCTTCATGCTGATTACCTGGGGCGTTCTGGCGTACATGCTCTTCCCTGTGCATAGCTCTGACTCGCTCGGTGGGCGAACGGTGATCGCCGATGAACTACAAAAGCTAGGCCCCATTCACGCTGCCGAATGGCGGTCAGGCATTATCTTCTTCGCGACGGCGTTGCTGTGGATTCTGCGAGAACCGGTTGAAGGCTGGGGCTGGGGTGTTTTCTTCGTCGACGAAAATGGAAAGACCTTCGTCAGCGACGCTACGACGGCTATGGCGATGGCAATCCTGTGCTTCATTATTCCGCGCGGCGGTAAAGAGCACGGTGCACTTTTGGATTGGCCCACGACCGTCAAAGTGCCCTGGGGCGTGCTGCTGCTGTTCGGGGGCGGTATCGCGTTGGCTCAAGCCGTGAATGCCTCGAAGTTCGACCTTTACCTCGGGTCGCACATGGCCAACGTGATGAGCCAGATGTCGCAGTCGGCCATGGTGATCGTCACGGCGACCGGCATGGTGTGGCTGACCGAGTTCACCTCGAACCTGGCCAGTGTGCAAACGTTCAATCCAGTGCTTGGCAGTGCCTCGGAGGAACTGGGTGTCCCGCCGTTGCTCTTGTTGGTCCCGGCGACGCTGGCAGCCAGCTGCGCGTTCATGATGCCGGTCGCTACGCCTCCCAACGCGATCGTCTACGGCTCGGGCCGGGTGCCGATCGGCAGCATGATCAAAGCCGGGATCGTGCTGAACATTCTCTCGATCATCCTCGTTTCGATCACCGTGCTGGTGCTCGGACGACTGCTCATTTGAGCACGCGCAGAAAAAAAGGAAGACCGGCTCGCGGTCTTCCTTCGGATAAACTCCGCTGGCTACCGGTTATCGCGAACCCAAAGGAAACGTGCTCACGACCGGCGGCAAATAGCTGGACATGTAATACGCCTTGGGAGCGGACATCTCCAGCATCTTGTCGAAGCTGAGGGCCTGGTTCTGAGCGAGTCCCAGGTCGAACAGTGCCACAGGCTCTTCATAGGTGACCACGCGCGTCTTCTTCGAGTCGATGTCGGCGAGTTCGGCCGCACGGTCAATGGCTTCTTCGATGAAGCCGATCTTGTCAACCAAGCCGTTAGCTAGTGCCTGGTTGGCGGTGAAGATCTCTCCAGTGGCCAGGACGTCGAGCTTGGCAGGATCCTTCTCAAACGCAGGACGGCCTTCCTTGACGATGTCTTTGAATCGAGTAAATGCCTGGTTCACGTATTCCTGCAGTATCTCGCGATGTTCCTCTGGCATCTCGCGGGTCATGGTCAGCATCTGCTTCCGCGGATGACTCATGATCGAGTCGTCCTCGATGTTGTACTCCTTCATCAGGCCCGCGATGTTGTAGTGAGGAATGATCACGCCGATCGAACCGGTGGTGGTGGTCGGTTCGGCATAGATCGAGTCCTCTTCGTCTTCGACCGCCATGGCGACGTAGTAGCCGCCTGAGGTGGCCATCGCACCCATGCTGACGACCAAAGGAATGTCGCGTTCTTCCTTGAGCTTCTTCAGGTGGTGCAGAATGTAATCGGAACCGGTCACTGTACCGCCAGGCGAGTCAACGCGGACGACAACCGCTTTCACGTTCTTGTCTTCCCGCACCAGGTCGATCTGTTTGCGAACGTAACCTTGGCCTTCCATGATGAGGCCGGTGACATTGATCACGGCAATCTTGTCGCTGGCCGTCTTGCTGCCAGCAAAGTATTTCTCCGATACCCCTTCGGTGGTGTTGTAGTAGCTGGCCGAACTGATCATCAGGCCGAGAATGATCGGCACGCAGAAGAACAGCCCGAGCCAGCCGATCGCGGCCACAATTCGCCACAGGATACTTCCCGAGTGGTGGTTTTGGATGATGATCGGTTGAGGTTGGTTGTGAATCGGTTGGACCATGTCCGAGGAATTTTGATCAGCCATATTTCAGAGGTCCTGCCTTGCTAAATGAGGAATCGATCTTTGTAGGCCTGTGCTCAGGGTGGCATCAGGCACTGATATTCTACGTTCCGCTTGAACTAGGGCAATTTGAGGGGCGAAATCTCCAGGCAATTCACCCAAATTGGGGCCGGATGGGAGTCTGGTGTTGTCAAATTGCCCCTAATCCCGGTAAGCTACGCCGGATTGTAGCAGATCTGCGTTTATCTCTAGCTGAACATCCCCCAGGCAAGTGAAGGAGTCGAGCCGTGTTCGTTTCCGCGTCGACCGAGTGTTTTCCCGAGTTACCCCTGCGTGAGTGCATGGAAAAGCTGGTCGATCTGGAGTTCAGCGCCGTCGACATGACGCTGGACGAAAACAGCGAGCATCTGCGCCCCTCCGACGTGCTTAGCAACCTGCAGCGGGCCATCGACATTTGCCACGACACGCAGCGTTTGGTGATTTCCAACTTTCGCCTGCTGTCGTCCGCCCAAGGAAACGATCGCTACACCGAGTACGAAGCGATCTGCAAGTTGGCCAAAGCGGTCAAGGTTGCCTCGATCACGGTCCCCAGCGGTGAGTTCGGTACCCCCTTCAACGAAGAGGTCGAGCACCTGCGTGAGTTGGTTGCGATTTCCGCTACCGAAGGGATCGTCACTAGCATGCACACCCACGTCGGTTGCCTGTCGCAAGACTGCGACACGATTCAAGTGCTATGCGACAATGTCAAAGGCCTCGGCATCACGCTCGACCCGAGCCACTTCATCTGCCGCGAAGACGGCGAGAAGAGCTACGACAAGGTTCTGAAGTATGTCCGTCACGTCTATCTTCGCGACACCAGCAAAGACGCCATGCAAGTCCGCGTCGGCCAAGGCGAAGTCGAGTACGGCCGCCTGATCCAGCAGCTCGAACAAACCGGCTACAACCGTGCTCTTACGGTTCACATGCCACCTCTGCCCGATACCGACCAGATGGCAGAAATGCGAAAGATCCGCCTGCTGCTGGAAAGCTTGCTGTAACAGCGAGCGTTTCGATGGATCACGTTCCTCGCAAATATGGACAGCGCATGCGCGCGCATTCCAGTCCCCTCTCCACCGTCTGTGGGGGAGAGGGTTAGGGTGAGGGGGCGTCTCGCTCCTTCGTAGCGCATGCCCAAGTCGTGTTCTAATCAGTTCGGAACATTGTTCTCGTCATATTGAGTGAAGGGTCGCTCAGGAAACCCTCACCCTAGCCCTCTCCCTGCGAGGGAGAAGGGACAAGATTAGCGTGGTGGGCCGCGTTCGTTGGCGTGATTCTCGTTCCTTGCAAGACGGGGTGCCACGCCCAAGTCTGCTTGGGCGTGTCTTTGAAGCGCGTGGCGAACGCGTTCTCGTCGCCGTGGCGTGATGGCCTGCTTGGTCTCTCGATGAGCAACCACCTTCTGCAGTGTCTTGCTGGGCGAACCTACTCCGTGCGAAGACGTTTCCTTCCGGCCATCCAGTTCCTGCTGCAACCGGTCGATTTCTTCCTGCTTCTCGCAGATCTCTCGGTGCAGTTGCCGATCAAGGGCCTGCAGGCGATAGAAGGTGTACGCGAACAGTCGGGCAGCCTCGTAGGTGAGCGGTTCTCGCAGGGGGCGTTTGGAGCGATAGAGTTCGCGTTCACGAGCCCGGGTGGCTTCGTCGCGCTCGCGCGGTTCGCGCTGATCGAGGGACGCAGGCCGAAGCGTGGTTGGCCGCCGAGTAGGAATCTGCGGAGGCGGATCTTCGGGGAACTCGTGCGCGGCGGTCTCTGGATCGATGTCAACGACCTGGCGATTGGCTCCATAGGAAGGAGGCGTCTCCGGCAGGACCAGCAACACTTCCCCACAGCAGGGACACAGAAGCCGGTTCCGATCGCGCACGGCAACCTGCGGAGCGTGGCCTTTTGAGCCAGCTCCGTGTGTTTCCAGTTGTGGTGCGTGGTGATGGGACATGACGTTTGTTGTGTGTTGATGATTGGTTACAAGTTCGCACGCCCAAGAAGCAAGATTGCTTCGTTGGGCGTACGTGCAATCTATCAGCGAAGTGCTTCAGCGAGATAGTGCGCGAGATTTTTTGTAGGGCCCGCGCCAGCTCGGGTCGGAACCCTGGTACCCACTTCGCGACCCGCGCTGGCGCGGGCCCTGCTTTTATTCGTGACCATCGGTGAAATCTGTGGTTGGTCCTCTCTCGAGACTTCGACGCTGGTGCCCGGTTCGCCCCCTCACCCTAACCCTCTCCCCTAAGGGGCGAGGGGACTGGATTTGTTATAACGCTGCATCGATCGCGGCGAGTGCTTCGCCGCAACTTCCGGGGATCAGCATGTCGGCGATCATGTCGAGACCCGTTTCGTCTCGGTTGATGAGCACGAGTTTGCCGCCGCTGCGTTTGCCTGCTTCTGGCAGGCCTGCGGCTGGGTAGACGACCAGGGAGGAGCCGACCGTGATGATCAGGTCGGCTTCCAGGCACCATTGGTGAGCACGGTTGAGCGTTTCCTCAGGCAAGACCTGTCCGAACGAAACGGTGGCGTGCTTCAAGCGGCCGTCGCCACATTCAGGGCACAGTGGGACTTCATTGGTCTCGCGAAACTGCACGACTAGCGGGTCGACGGGCGCACGCCAGTCGCAGTCCAGGCAGGTCACTTCCCGGGCGGTGCCATGCAGTTCCAGCACATCCTGGCTGCCAGCGATCTGGTGCAGTCCGTCGATGTTCTGGGTGATTACGCCGCGGACCTTCCCCTTCTCTTCCCACTTGGCAATCGTCTGGTGACCGATGTTGGGCTCGGCAGCGGCGAACGCGACATGAGCTTCAGTCTTCTGCTCCCAGTACTCGTGCCGTGCCTGGGCCGATCGGCAGAACTCGTCAAAGTAGACGGTGCGATACTTCGACCAGACACCGCCAGGCGAACGAAAGTCAGGGATGCCACTTTCCGTACTGATTCCGGCACCGGTGAAGACAACAACCGATTTTGCGGCGCAGCCAGTTGGCAGTGAGTTCGATGTCGGAAGACATGTGTGTTTCCCCAAAAAAGTGGATTCAATTGGCTCATCATACCGTCGATCGGTGGGGGAAGACTTGTATTTGCCATAGAGTTATGGCATCTTCAACGAAATCTTTCTTGAAGAAAAGAAAGCTTTTCGTACGACTCCCCTGCCCTGCCCCAGCTAGTCGAGATCCCCGGAATGATTCCGTTTGATATCTCTCTTTTCGCTCAATCTGCCATCACGCCAGACCAATATTCCCTGCTTTGCTTGTTCGTAGGCATGGCAACGGTGTTGGGCTTGATTATCTTCATGCGGGCCAATGCCTTTTTGGCACTGATCACCGCCGCGATGGTTGTCAGCTTGATGGCCGACGGAGCGATCCAAGACAAGTTCTCGCGTGTCGCTTCCTCGTTTGGCGGAACGGCGGGCGGCGTCGGCATTGTGATTGCCCTGGCTGCGATCATCGGCAAGTGCATGTTAGATAGTGGCGCTGCCGACCGTGTGGTTCGGGCATTCATGTCGGTCTTTGGCGAGAAACGTTCGCCGATCGCATTGATGGGTAGCGGTTTCGTGCTGGCCGTGCCGGTGTTCTTCGATACGGTCTTCTACTTGCTCGTGCCGCTGGGTCGGTCGATGTTTCGCAAGACGCAGAAGAACTACCTGTTGTACGTGATGGCGATCGCAACCGGCGGTTGTATTACGCATACACTCGTGCCACCGACGCCAGGTCCGCTGGTCGTGGCCGATCAGTTGAATGTCGACAAAGGTCTGATGATCTTGATCGGTGCGATGATCGCATTTCCAGCAGCGTGTGCGGGGCTGTGGTTTTCGGCATTCATGAACCGCTTGATGCCACTTCCGATGCGTCCTTTGGGTAGCGAGCCAGAACCAGAAGCGATTCCGGACGACAAGCTTCCTTCGCTGTGGATTTCGCTCGCCCCCGTTTTGCTGCCGGTGCTATTGATCTCGACCAATACCGTGTTGACCACGATGGCCGACGCGGAACGCGCGCGCAGCTGCGTGAAGGCGATATTGCGGACTGGAGTACGTTTCGTAGTCGGATCCAAGATGACAACGTTGCGGACGCCGAGACGAACTTCGGTAAGCACGTGCTGGGCACCATTCGCGGCGATGGAAGCGATGCCGAACGAGCACGCATCGCCGAGCTGATTCTGCAAGAGAGGAGACCTCAACGGCGAAGAGCAAAACGAACTTCGTGCCGGGCTGAACCGATTTCTGCTATTGGACAAAAGCTTTCCGAAGAACCGGGACGCATTCCTTGGTGTGAAGCTTTCGGGTACGGCCATGTCGTTGGCTGGCAAGAACCCGGCACGCATGGCGCCCGTGACTGCAGAACGGATGAACCGCGAAGTGTTGGAATCGGCGTATGGTGCCGACGTCGTGAAGCCGTACACCTGGGAAACGCCGAACCGTAAAGCAGCCAACGTGACTTCGATGCTGGGCGATCCTAACTTCGCCCTGCTGATCTCGGCGGTGATCGCCATGTGGACGCTGGCCGTACAGCGATCGTTGTCGTTGAAAGAGCTCGCCTCGTCGGTGGAAGTCTCGCTGATGAGTGGTGGTCTGATCATTCTGATCACCGCTGCTGGTGGTGCCTTCGGTGCGATGCTGACAGTGGCCAATGTGGGCGACGCCATTCAGAACATGTTCCCGGTCGGGTCAGACGCGGCTTCGGCCAAGCTGATGATTCTGTTCCTGGGCTTTGGGATCGCGTCGGTGTTGAAGGTCGCCCAGGGCTCGAGCACGGTGGCGATGATCACCTCGAGTGGTATGCTCGTCAGCCTAGCCAATCCGGAAGTGCTCGGTTTTCACCCGGTCTACCTGGCGGCCAGTATCGGGGCTGGTTCGCTGTTCGGTTCGTGGATGAACGACAGCGGGTTCTGGATTTTCGCGAAGATGAGCGGCTTGACCGAAGTCGAAGCGCTCAAAACGTGGACGCCGCTGTTGATGGTGCTGGGCGCAACCAGCTTTGTCTGTGC includes:
- a CDS encoding sugar phosphate isomerase/epimerase family protein, whose product is MFVSASTECFPELPLRECMEKLVDLEFSAVDMTLDENSEHLRPSDVLSNLQRAIDICHDTQRLVISNFRLLSSAQGNDRYTEYEAICKLAKAVKVASITVPSGEFGTPFNEEVEHLRELVAISATEGIVTSMHTHVGCLSQDCDTIQVLCDNVKGLGITLDPSHFICREDGEKSYDKVLKYVRHVYLRDTSKDAMQVRVGQGEVEYGRLIQQLEQTGYNRALTVHMPPLPDTDQMAEMRKIRLLLESLL
- the sppA gene encoding signal peptide peptidase SppA, which gives rise to MADQNSSDMVQPIHNQPQPIIIQNHHSGSILWRIVAAIGWLGLFFCVPIILGLMISSASYYNTTEGVSEKYFAGSKTASDKIAVINVTGLIMEGQGYVRKQIDLVREDKNVKAVVVRVDSPGGTVTGSDYILHHLKKLKEERDIPLVVSMGAMATSGGYYVAMAVEDEEDSIYAEPTTTTGSIGVIIPHYNIAGLMKEYNIEDDSIMSHPRKQMLTMTREMPEEHREILQEYVNQAFTRFKDIVKEGRPAFEKDPAKLDVLATGEIFTANQALANGLVDKIGFIEEAIDRAAELADIDSKKTRVVTYEEPVALFDLGLAQNQALSFDKMLEMSAPKAYYMSSYLPPVVSTFPLGSR
- a CDS encoding SLC13 family permease, whose product is MPPPTLAARIGLWLGPIFALSLWLSPGLGFYLDAEQPQLNAIAGAFIWMGVWWLTEAAPLAATSLLPLVLFPLLGIQSVKEVASSYGDQNVFLFLGGFLVALAIERSGLHRRVALSIVYVMGDNPAKLLLGFMVATGLMSMWISNTATTLLMLPIAGSILAVADMRLTDDSARRNLGVGLMLGIAYAASIGGVATLVGTPPNIAFSSFYSQTYPDLPQVSFLAWMLMALPFSLVFMLITWGVLAYMLFPVHSSDSLGGRTVIADELQKLGPIHAAEWRSGIIFFATALLWILREPVEGWGWGVFFVDENGKTFVSDATTAMAMAILCFIIPRGGKEHGALLDWPTTVKVPWGVLLLFGGGIALAQAVNASKFDLYLGSHMANVMSQMSQSAMVIVTATGMVWLTEFTSNLASVQTFNPVLGSASEELGVPPLLLLVPATLAASCAFMMPVATPPNAIVYGSGRVPIGSMIKAGIVLNILSIILVSITVLVLGRLLI
- a CDS encoding SIR2 family NAD-dependent protein deacylase, with amino-acid sequence MGKHTCLPTSNSLPTGCAAKSVVVFTGAGISTESGIPDFRSPGGVWSKYRTVYFDEFCRSAQARHEYWEQKTEAHVAFAAAEPNIGHQTIAKWEEKGKVRGVITQNIDGLHQIAGSQDVLELHGTAREVTCLDCDWRAPVDPLVVQFRETNEVPLCPECGDGRLKHATVSFGQVLPEETLNRAHQWCLEADLIITVGSSLVVYPAAGLPEAGKRSGGKLVLINRDETGLDMIADMLIPGSCGEALAAIDAAL
- a CDS encoding GntP family permease, producing the protein MIPFDISLFAQSAITPDQYSLLCLFVGMATVLGLIIFMRANAFLALITAAMVVSLMADGAIQDKFSRVASSFGGTAGGVGIVIALAAIIGKCMLDSGAADRVVRAFMSVFGEKRSPIALMGSGFVLAVPVFFDTVFYLLVPLGRSMFRKTQKNYLLYVMAIATGGCITHTLVPPTPGPLVVADQLNVDKGLMILIGAMIAFPAACAGLWFSAFMNRLMPLPMRPLGSEPEPEAIPDDKLPSLWISLAPVLLPVLLISTNTVLTTMADAERARSCVKAILRTGVRFVVGSKMTTLRTPRRTSVSTCWAPFAAMEAMPNEHASPS
- a CDS encoding GntP family permease, with amino-acid sequence MDKSFPKNRDAFLGVKLSGTAMSLAGKNPARMAPVTAERMNREVLESAYGADVVKPYTWETPNRKAANVTSMLGDPNFALLISAVIAMWTLAVQRSLSLKELASSVEVSLMSGGLIILITAAGGAFGAMLTVANVGDAIQNMFPVGSDAASAKLMILFLGFGIASVLKVAQGSSTVAMITSSGMLVSLANPEVLGFHPVYLAASIGAGSLFGSWMNDSGFWIFAKMSGLTEVEALKTWTPLLMVLGATSFVCAVIMAIVLPLA